In one window of Acidobacteriota bacterium DNA:
- a CDS encoding response regulator transcription factor: MSAQVNIFLLAQNRLLLEALARILQKRAEFSVVHATAYSSECVNIINDLDSELLVIDSSVADAFGFQVVQDTLGSVDGLKALMIGMEEDEETFLKAVSAGASGYVLKDASAMDVVAAIRAIARDEAVCPPRLCRSLFRYVAGTCSGLPNMRVKSQLGLTRRQQQLVPLIAQGLTNKEIALQLNLSEQTIKNHVHRMLQKVGADDRLSVVEKVKVNQVFL, from the coding sequence GTGAGCGCCCAGGTTAACATCTTCCTTCTCGCGCAAAACCGGCTTCTTCTTGAAGCTCTCGCAAGAATCCTTCAAAAGAGAGCGGAGTTTTCGGTTGTTCACGCAACTGCTTATTCCTCCGAGTGTGTCAATATCATTAATGACTTGGATTCCGAACTGTTAGTGATCGATTCCTCAGTAGCGGATGCATTCGGATTTCAGGTGGTGCAGGACACCTTGGGGTCCGTAGACGGGCTGAAAGCATTGATGATTGGTATGGAAGAAGACGAGGAAACGTTTCTGAAAGCTGTGAGTGCGGGGGCCTCCGGATACGTTTTGAAAGACGCCTCGGCTATGGATGTCGTCGCCGCAATCCGCGCCATCGCGCGTGACGAAGCGGTATGCCCTCCGCGCCTCTGCCGTTCGCTTTTCCGCTATGTTGCAGGTACGTGCTCCGGCTTGCCCAATATGAGGGTAAAATCTCAGTTGGGACTGACCCGTCGCCAGCAGCAACTCGTGCCTTTGATTGCACAGGGACTCACCAACAAAGAGATTGCTCTCCAGCTCAACCTTTCCGAACAGACCATCAAGAACCACGTCCATCGCATGCTGCAAAAAGTCGGGGCCGATGATCGACTTTCCGTGGTAGAGAAGGTCAAGGTCAATCAGGTTTTCTTATAG
- a CDS encoding TonB-dependent receptor, protein MFRSVNCLIRTLCGLLFLFTALSVHGFALTNWNGVLKDSDGNPVAGAVVRLHSPTGKFDYSAVTSSIGGFLLDHIIAGNYQLAASKDGETWRTSGLLAIKDGLSLTAGLQISSAQQQLQVVAMAEGPSPRASGGENLSGMEVSSLPLNERDFSKLLLLAAGTMTDTNGSANFTQQFAVNGQRATATVFAMDGIDTSDPEMGGATFPNFNVDAIQEVQTSSGVMHAEIGEGAASYTDVITKSGTNGLHGSVFEFVRNSAFDARNFFDRENAKDPRRIPPFARNEFGFTMGGPIVIPGTYNGRNRTFFFGEYQGFRQVLGTTQVFAVPTAAERNGIDTTAYPGDTLTVPVSTEIVPVLNGYPMPNDPQGPYGARTHATSSKVFTGTDQFSIRIDHHISTSSSLYMRFSYNQITGPVTNPDQTAIDPSFAIKFFDHQRNAGLKYSRVWSPQLTSTTSLGYTRSTPFFPAINHTQPALTFSDGLYEPYNSADGSITGSFGNLFQFKHDMADIHGNHTFKWGMEARLNRDTTVWGVNPNGLYTFGGGTAYSPVAIASSSGQHDVRPGDPLPDSLTGLLTASPYLYTVSAISDITPGGNRFDEAGERRQAYNFYFQDNWKATSRLAVNYGFRYEVNSRIAEAHKRTSLPLIVGQDGSSVPFWTAGAKQIFVENPQPPYTGDWSGWGPRLSVEYRLTDRTALHAGGAINTLLTNLWQDNFLTGNIPFLFTPYASASPGVSVPFSNVVAHMQLPPVYTPDGQPVFPTGNTADVAPNTPIDIQRFQRDLAALTPGNQIQLLSNFGIANDFRNGYIESYTAGLDHEFGPLKFSANYVATAGVHLASIFSPNSYSGASPGFAPFTQFNSAGQPTGGFGSETLMTTRSHSTYHSLQTSLSKDSSRWGLGFQASYTFSKSLDDTSSALGNLSGGPGVILQTLPQNPWDPGADKGPSYFNVAHVFALSLIQSIPVDRVGFLRPLGKHVTEGWQFLNITTLMTGLPFTVYSGIQQTGAGTSGADRPDQIAQPSFSTSRTVREDYFGRGANNASFFTTPIHVAGGTGPNQGVFGTLGRNTFYGPQYHNFDIALIKDTSFGRRWAGELGILQFRAEFFNVLNLVNFGIPSNALRGSGFGISSKTAGTSRQIQFSLRLIY, encoded by the coding sequence ATGTTTCGGTCGGTCAATTGCCTGATTCGTACCCTGTGTGGTTTACTGTTTTTATTCACCGCGCTGTCGGTGCACGGGTTTGCCCTTACCAACTGGAACGGCGTTCTTAAGGATAGCGATGGGAACCCGGTTGCCGGTGCCGTCGTCAGGTTGCACTCCCCGACTGGAAAGTTTGATTACTCTGCCGTCACCTCCTCGATAGGCGGGTTTCTGCTTGACCACATCATCGCGGGGAACTACCAGCTTGCCGCCAGCAAGGACGGTGAGACCTGGAGAACTTCGGGCCTTTTGGCCATCAAAGACGGACTGAGCCTGACCGCAGGGTTACAGATCTCTTCTGCGCAGCAACAACTTCAGGTTGTGGCTATGGCGGAAGGCCCATCTCCGCGGGCCAGCGGCGGTGAAAACCTTTCCGGCATGGAAGTTTCCAGCCTGCCCCTCAATGAGCGCGACTTCAGCAAACTGCTGCTGCTGGCGGCAGGCACCATGACTGACACGAACGGAAGCGCCAACTTCACGCAGCAGTTTGCGGTGAACGGGCAGCGCGCCACCGCGACTGTTTTTGCGATGGACGGGATTGACACCTCAGACCCTGAAATGGGCGGAGCAACTTTTCCCAATTTCAATGTTGACGCCATTCAAGAAGTCCAGACGAGTTCCGGGGTCATGCACGCGGAGATCGGCGAGGGCGCCGCCAGTTACACCGATGTGATTACCAAGTCCGGCACCAACGGGCTGCATGGCAGCGTCTTCGAGTTCGTGCGCAATTCGGCGTTTGATGCGCGGAACTTTTTTGACCGTGAAAACGCGAAGGACCCGCGCCGCATTCCTCCCTTCGCTCGCAACGAGTTTGGTTTTACGATGGGCGGACCGATTGTTATCCCCGGGACCTATAATGGGCGCAATCGGACTTTCTTTTTCGGTGAGTATCAGGGGTTTCGGCAGGTGCTGGGGACCACGCAGGTTTTTGCGGTTCCCACGGCGGCGGAACGGAATGGAATCGACACGACCGCCTACCCCGGCGATACGCTGACGGTCCCCGTCAGTACGGAAATTGTCCCGGTGTTGAATGGTTATCCGATGCCAAATGACCCGCAGGGTCCTTATGGCGCCAGAACGCATGCAACGTCTTCCAAAGTTTTTACAGGAACGGACCAGTTTTCAATTCGCATCGACCATCACATCTCAACCAGCTCGTCCCTTTACATGCGATTCAGCTATAACCAGATTACAGGGCCTGTAACCAACCCTGATCAGACTGCCATTGATCCCAGTTTTGCCATCAAGTTTTTCGATCACCAGCGGAACGCGGGGTTGAAATATTCTCGCGTATGGTCACCTCAACTGACGTCAACTACCTCGCTCGGTTATACGCGGAGCACACCTTTCTTTCCCGCTATCAACCATACACAGCCTGCGCTGACATTCAGTGACGGCCTTTATGAACCTTATAACTCCGCTGACGGCTCCATCACGGGTTCTTTCGGAAACCTCTTCCAGTTTAAGCACGACATGGCGGACATCCACGGCAATCACACGTTCAAATGGGGCATGGAAGCACGCTTAAACAGGGACACCACGGTCTGGGGAGTGAACCCGAACGGTCTATATACCTTCGGCGGCGGTACAGCTTATTCGCCCGTGGCAATCGCATCGTCTAGCGGGCAGCATGATGTGCGGCCTGGCGATCCACTGCCGGACTCGCTGACGGGTCTCCTGACCGCATCGCCGTACCTCTATACCGTCAGCGCAATCTCAGACATTACTCCTGGGGGGAACCGCTTTGATGAGGCGGGCGAGCGGCGACAGGCCTATAACTTTTATTTTCAGGACAATTGGAAAGCGACCTCGCGCCTGGCGGTTAATTATGGGTTCCGATATGAAGTGAACAGCCGCATTGCCGAAGCTCATAAGCGGACCTCATTGCCTCTCATCGTAGGGCAGGACGGCTCCAGCGTGCCTTTCTGGACGGCTGGAGCGAAACAGATTTTTGTTGAGAACCCCCAACCTCCCTACACCGGGGACTGGAGCGGCTGGGGACCGCGTCTTTCCGTCGAATACCGTCTGACCGACCGTACGGCCCTGCATGCGGGGGGTGCTATCAATACGTTGCTGACCAACTTGTGGCAGGACAATTTCCTGACAGGAAACATTCCTTTCCTGTTCACTCCATATGCTTCCGCCTCCCCGGGTGTTTCTGTGCCATTCAGCAACGTTGTGGCGCACATGCAACTGCCGCCCGTTTATACTCCTGACGGGCAGCCCGTTTTCCCGACGGGAAACACTGCCGATGTTGCCCCTAACACTCCCATTGATATCCAGCGTTTTCAAAGAGATCTGGCAGCGTTGACGCCTGGAAACCAGATCCAACTGCTTTCAAATTTTGGCATTGCCAATGATTTTCGCAACGGCTATATCGAAAGCTATACGGCCGGGCTGGACCATGAGTTCGGGCCATTGAAATTCAGCGCCAACTATGTGGCCACTGCAGGCGTCCACCTGGCCAGTATTTTCTCCCCAAACAGCTACAGCGGCGCCTCGCCGGGCTTTGCGCCGTTCACGCAATTCAACTCTGCGGGACAGCCCACGGGAGGCTTCGGGTCAGAAACGCTGATGACTACCCGTTCGCATTCCACCTACCACTCACTGCAGACCAGCCTGAGCAAAGACTCCTCGCGGTGGGGCCTGGGATTCCAGGCCAGCTACACTTTTTCCAAATCACTTGATGATACGAGTTCGGCACTGGGCAACCTTTCCGGCGGGCCTGGGGTCATTCTTCAAACGTTGCCACAAAATCCCTGGGACCCTGGGGCGGACAAGGGCCCTTCCTATTTCAACGTGGCCCATGTCTTTGCGCTGAGCCTGATCCAGTCGATACCGGTTGATCGTGTAGGTTTCCTTAGACCTCTGGGAAAACACGTCACAGAAGGATGGCAATTTCTGAATATTACAACATTGATGACCGGATTGCCCTTTACCGTGTACTCCGGCATTCAACAGACCGGTGCAGGTACGTCCGGCGCAGACCGCCCCGATCAGATTGCTCAGCCCAGCTTTTCAACCAGTCGGACTGTGCGGGAAGACTATTTCGGCCGTGGCGCGAACAATGCCTCATTCTTCACTACTCCTATTCATGTGGCAGGAGGCACAGGCCCCAACCAGGGAGTTTTTGGCACTCTTGGCCGAAACACGTTCTATGGACCCCAATATCACAACTTCGATATCGCTTTGATTAAGGACACCTCCTTCGGAAGACGGTGGGCTGGAGAACTGGGGATTCTTCAGTTTCGGGCGGAATTTTTCAACGTTCTTAATCTTGTGAACTTCGGCATTCCTTCCAATGCGCTGCGAGGGAGTGGCTTCGGCATTTCCAGCAAGACAGCGGGGACCTCACGGCAGATTCAGTTTTCGCTCCGTCTGATCTACTAA
- a CDS encoding nitrite/sulfite reductase — protein sequence MKVSNPFWKERLDGKMPEALARELDVFEAEISLKKMGKLDDRVFAETRLRRGSYGQRYDNGERHDGTKVQQMAYPRRELTKGLNTLWDAPGMQRIKIPGGGLNASQLETLADLAEEYSDGIAHITTRQDVQLHYVHIEDTPSIMRRLAAVKITTREACGNSVRNVTACPYAGVCEDEAFDVTPYSKALSRFLLGHPDTQAFGRKFKPSFSGCSQHACALANLHDLGLVAAIRQENGEEKRGFAVYVGGGLGAVPYQAKLFDPFVPPEELLPLAQAISRVFARLGEKKNRSRARLKFLVHDLGIEKFRELVLEERRILEPDPRWTGYIREAEQSPEEPLKPAGKLQQTGSETFQQWLKTNIRPQRQKGYVVVTVTLPIGDITARQLRALADDVRRFTKETVRTTVEQNFAIRWVSETDLPELHQALDAVGLGGPGAGSIVDVVACPGTDTCKLGISSSRGLAGELRNRLIEKSYQLDEAVKNLHIKISGCFNSCGQHHIADIGFYGVSRKMSGYAVPHFQVVLGGEWAHNAGSYGLPVVAVPSKNIPEVVSRLTDRYVAGRQNGESFKDFIKRIGKAEVKKLLEDLTRPPEDQRDRSFFRDWGDPREYTLGDMGVGECAGEVISATDFELVGAERLMLEAQVAFENSEIERAGKAAYQSMLRAARALVKAEYPEVSDDPDQIVGEFRRRFYDTQRFSDTYAGGKFAQYLFAAHENAGVPYTEDSVHLLIDEAGLFIEASHNFSSRAEVPAAV from the coding sequence ATGAAAGTTTCGAATCCATTTTGGAAAGAGCGTCTCGACGGCAAAATGCCAGAGGCGCTGGCGCGCGAGCTTGACGTTTTCGAGGCCGAAATCAGCCTGAAGAAGATGGGCAAGCTCGATGACCGCGTGTTTGCGGAAACTCGCCTGCGCAGGGGCTCGTACGGGCAGCGCTATGACAACGGTGAGCGGCATGACGGGACAAAGGTCCAGCAGATGGCTTACCCCCGACGCGAGTTGACCAAAGGGCTAAACACTTTGTGGGATGCCCCGGGGATGCAGCGCATCAAGATTCCCGGCGGAGGCCTGAACGCCTCGCAGCTTGAAACTCTGGCTGATTTGGCCGAAGAATATTCCGACGGCATTGCCCACATCACCACCCGGCAGGACGTTCAGCTCCACTACGTCCATATCGAAGACACGCCCTCGATCATGCGCCGGCTGGCCGCTGTCAAGATCACCACGCGCGAGGCTTGCGGCAACTCCGTGCGGAACGTAACAGCCTGCCCTTACGCCGGCGTCTGCGAGGATGAGGCTTTTGACGTGACGCCGTATTCAAAGGCGCTTTCCAGGTTTCTGCTGGGACATCCGGACACGCAGGCTTTCGGCCGGAAGTTCAAGCCGTCTTTCAGCGGCTGCTCGCAGCACGCCTGCGCTCTTGCCAATCTGCACGACCTGGGCCTCGTGGCCGCCATACGCCAGGAGAACGGAGAAGAGAAGCGCGGCTTTGCCGTGTACGTGGGAGGCGGCCTGGGGGCCGTTCCTTATCAGGCCAAGTTGTTTGATCCATTTGTGCCGCCGGAGGAGCTGTTGCCGCTGGCGCAGGCCATTTCCAGGGTGTTTGCTCGGCTGGGGGAGAAGAAGAACCGCAGCCGCGCCCGTCTGAAGTTCCTGGTCCATGACCTGGGAATCGAAAAGTTCCGCGAACTGGTCCTGGAAGAGCGCAGGATTCTGGAGCCGGACCCGCGATGGACAGGTTACATCAGGGAAGCCGAGCAGTCTCCGGAAGAGCCTTTGAAGCCTGCCGGAAAGTTGCAGCAGACGGGATCAGAAACCTTCCAGCAGTGGCTGAAGACGAATATCCGGCCACAGCGGCAGAAGGGTTATGTGGTTGTGACCGTTACGCTCCCGATCGGGGACATCACTGCGCGCCAGCTTCGGGCGCTGGCGGACGACGTGCGGCGATTCACAAAGGAAACCGTCCGGACAACGGTGGAACAGAATTTTGCCATCCGCTGGGTGAGCGAGACCGACCTGCCTGAACTCCACCAGGCGCTCGACGCTGTGGGGCTCGGGGGGCCCGGCGCGGGAAGCATTGTTGACGTTGTCGCCTGCCCGGGAACCGATACGTGCAAGCTGGGGATTTCCTCTTCCCGCGGGCTCGCCGGGGAACTGCGTAACCGCCTGATCGAAAAGAGCTACCAGTTGGATGAGGCCGTCAAGAACCTCCACATCAAGATCAGCGGGTGCTTCAACAGTTGCGGCCAGCACCATATTGCGGACATCGGATTCTATGGTGTCAGCCGCAAGATGTCAGGATACGCTGTCCCGCACTTCCAGGTGGTTCTGGGCGGTGAATGGGCGCACAATGCGGGCTCCTACGGTCTGCCCGTGGTGGCCGTCCCATCGAAGAACATTCCAGAAGTAGTGAGTCGCCTGACCGACCGGTACGTGGCCGGCCGGCAGAACGGAGAATCGTTCAAGGACTTCATCAAGCGGATCGGCAAGGCGGAGGTGAAGAAGCTGCTTGAAGACCTGACGCGGCCGCCGGAGGATCAGAGAGACCGCTCGTTCTTCAGGGACTGGGGCGATCCTCGCGAGTACACCCTGGGCGATATGGGTGTGGGTGAGTGCGCGGGCGAAGTGATTTCTGCAACTGACTTCGAACTGGTTGGGGCGGAAAGGCTCATGCTCGAGGCCCAGGTGGCTTTTGAAAATAGTGAGATTGAGCGTGCAGGGAAGGCCGCCTATCAATCCATGCTTCGTGCCGCCAGGGCGCTGGTCAAGGCTGAATATCCGGAAGTGTCCGACGATCCTGACCAGATTGTTGGTGAATTTCGCAGGCGGTTCTACGACACACAGAGATTTTCTGACACATATGCCGGCGGTAAATTCGCGCAGTATCTGTTTGCCGCGCACGAGAATGCTGGTGTGCCTTACACAGAGGATTCCGTGCACCTGTTGATTGACGAGGCCGGGCTGTTCATCGAGGCTTCGCACAACTTCTCCAGCCGCGCAGAGGTGCCGGCGGCGGTTTGA